A genomic window from Spodoptera frugiperda isolate SF20-4 chromosome 29, AGI-APGP_CSIRO_Sfru_2.0, whole genome shotgun sequence includes:
- the LOC118281564 gene encoding uncharacterized protein LOC118281564 codes for MSARNYLSAREKNISKLIDCLPNINQQKFGYRSGQELPPLSANTSSFVNRNLNYSFEVQPYMVNSLERAGTPFSDFFSESETGTPDFHSEESDSSSGSALRRSTAEATKTLAAEWDRIERTLYNEDGEKSNRPQIVDECKQWRQLHPQLRIVGKAIQLPEKRLSYRQMDHDEVIAMHYSDYEEFSESEERLSQSSTDVTPQNSPRVSIEDLGEHRLSREKVSFYPMYNDESDLPDAFCSLLQITPIQIHSPYRKRQNPSILRSEIASSRWMRNPRPDSSLNCDRNSAKSFVSLDTRNYGNMALSASERNVLMNNRVVTARHRDLARLEPICTPEIPQSDVTRLPNGISSQYNIRKVSLPPLLLEEEKKKVTVGSAKKHNLKTRKSVSRGTFQLDRVKHN; via the exons atgtctgctcGAAACTATTTATCGGCACGGgagaaaaatataagtaaactaATCGATTGTTTGCCAAATATTAACCAGCAGAAATTCGGTTATCGTTCGGGGCAGGAGCTGCCGCCCTTGTCAGCAAATACGAGTAGTTTTGTGAACCGAAATTTGAATTATTCGTTTGAGGTCCAACCTTATATGGTGAACAGCCTGGAGAGGGCCGGAACACCGTTTTCAGACTTTTTCTCGGAAAGTGAGACAG GAACTCCAGATTTCCACAGCGAAGAAAGTGACAGCAGTTCTGGTTCAGCACTGCGCCGCAGCACAGCTGAAGCTACGAAGACATTGGCTGCAGAGTGGGATCGCATTGAGAGGACCCTTTACAATGAGGATGGGGAGAAGAGCAATCGGCCACAGATTGTTGACGAGTGCAAACAGTGGAGACAGCTGCACCCACAACTCAG AATCGTCGGCAAAGCAATACAATTGCCCGAAAAACGTTTGTCGTACAGACAGATGGACCACGACGAGGTCATCGCCATGCATTACAGCGACTACGAGGAGTTCAGCGAGAGCGAGGAGCGGCTCTCGCAGAGCTCCACCGACGTCACGCCGCAGAACTCGCCGCGCGTCTCCATCGAGGATCTGGGCGAACACAGGCTGTCCCGAGAAAAGGTATCCTTCTATCCAATGTATAATGACGAATCCGATTTACCCGACGCGTTCTGCTCTCTGCTCCAAATCACACCGATACAGATCCATAGCCCCTATAGAAAACGACAGAATCCCTCCATTCTGAGGTCTGAGATAGCATCCTCCCGGTGGATGAGGAATCCTAGGCCTGATTCATCTTTAAATTGTGATAGAAATAGTGCTAAGTCTTTTGTTTCGTTGGATACTAGAAATTATGGAAATATGGCCTTGAGCGCGTCGGAAAGAAATGTGTTAATGAATAATAGAGTTGTTACTGCAAGGCATAGAGACTTGGCCAGATTAGAACCTATATGCACGCCGGAGATACCGCAGAGCGATGTCACTCGGCTGCCGAATGGTATTTCATCTCAATATAACATTAGGAAGGTCTCATTGCCGCCTTTGCTTTTagaagaagagaagaaaaagGTGACTGTCGGTTCTGCTAAGAAACACAATCTTAAAACTAGGAAGTCTGTTTCTAGAGGGACGTTTCAGTTGGACAGGGTGAAACATAATTGA